Part of the Sinomonas atrocyanea genome is shown below.
CCCCTGCAACGTCCACCCATTGGCCCGCGATTTCAATCGCTGCCTTCACGTCCATCTGCGTTCCTCCCCGACCATGTTCTCCCGGTTCACGCCAGGTCCTTGCCCTGGCGGCGCGCACGCTGGTCCTTGAGAATGATGCTCATCTGACCGTCGCCCTCGAGCGCGACCAGCTCCACTTCCTCCAGGCTCGCCATGCCCTGGAGGCGGACCTCCTGCATGATTTCGTCCACGGTGATGTTCTCGGAGCGCATGGCGCGGCGGTTCAGCTTCCCCTTGCTGTAGAGCACCAGCGGGGGCGGGGAAAGGAACTTCTGCACCAGGGGGAACCGGTATCCGAGCCAGTCCAGGACCGCGGCCCAGCCGATGATGACCGCCACGAGGAGCAGCCCGTCCGGGAGCGAGGTGTACTGTCCGGCCATCGCGTTCTGCGCTGCGTCCGCGATGAGGACGATCACCAGCAGGTCGGTGACCCCCACCCCACCCCTCTGGCGGCGGAGCACCAGCCGGAGGAGCGCGTAGAGGCAGAGGTAGACCAGGCTGCCCCGGAGGAAGATCTCCAGCAGCGCGGTGTGCGGGACGAGAAGGTCCTTCCAGTCCACGTCGGTGAGCCATCGCATATCCATGTTGAGTCCATCGCGTACCGAGGGCGCCGACTGGGACGGCGCGAGGTGCTAGTCCGACGCTTCGGTGACCGTCCCGTAGGCGGTCGCCTGGTCGATGACGGCCTGGACGCCGTCCGGGATGGAGCGGATGCGCACGCCGTAGAGCCCCTCCGCCGCGGACTGCTCCATCACCGGGCGGACGGCCTCGACCACCGCTGGATCCTTGCCGTGCAGATAGCGGGCATACCTTCTCGGCAGATCGGTCATGGTGCCTCCCTCGTGTGAACCGGTCAATAGAGACGATGTCTCTTCCTAGGGGCCCTACCCTGCAACGGCTGCCTCGAACAGAAACGCCGACCCCGGTGACGGGAGAAGATCCGCTTCGGCTACCCGTCCGCGCCGAAGAGGGAGTCGAGGCGCTCCGCGCCCCGCACGTCCTGGAAGGCCCTGCGGTCGAGCGCGGCTCCCCTCCTCAGGACGCTGATCTCGCCAGTCGGCTCCAGGACCACGCAGGCCACATCGGCCGGGTCGGCGATGCCGGCGAGGCGCAGGCGCGGCCAGAGGTCCCCTTCCACCAGATGGCTGCGCCTGAGGTTGCCGTGCAGGACCTCGGGGCCGGCCATGAGCAGCAGCGGCGGGCTGTCGAGCACGCGCCGGGGACGGGTCCGGCGCTGGATCTGGCCGGCGATGGCGTGCATCAGGAAGAGCGTCACGAGCGCCACGGCACCCCCCGCCACGTCCGGCGTGTAGCCGAGCGCAGCACGCCCCACGACGGACCCGGCCGCGACCGCACTCGCCAGGCCGTAGCTCGAGACCCGGGCCAGGGGCCCCTGTCCCAGGATCCGGACCAAGATGATGAAGGCCCAGTAGATGAGGGTCGTGGAGGCCACCACCTCAAGGGCCTCCACCGGGGTGAGCGACAGCTCGCGCAGCATCGTCGTCCTCCTTCTGGCAGGGCGCTCCTCGCCCGTCCACCTCTGCTGTAGCTACCCGGACGGACGGAGGGAACACGCACCGGTCTGTGCCCTAAGCCCCTACTGGGCGTCCCGCACCGCGCCTAGCCTCGGCAGCATGGATCCCCTGCTGCCGTCCCGCGGCCCTTCCGGACGGGTGGCCCCGTGGGAACGCCAGAGGGGCTGACGGCGGCGGAGGCCGGCCGGCGTCTCGCCGAGACCGGCAGGAACGAAATCCCCCAGCAGCGTCTGG
Proteins encoded:
- a CDS encoding DUF421 domain-containing protein, which encodes MDMRWLTDVDWKDLLVPHTALLEIFLRGSLVYLCLYALLRLVLRRQRGGVGVTDLLVIVLIADAAQNAMAGQYTSLPDGLLLVAVIIGWAAVLDWLGYRFPLVQKFLSPPPLVLYSKGKLNRRAMRSENITVDEIMQEVRLQGMASLEEVELVALEGDGQMSIILKDQRARRQGKDLA
- a CDS encoding DUF421 domain-containing protein, whose amino-acid sequence is MLRELSLTPVEALEVVASTTLIYWAFIILVRILGQGPLARVSSYGLASAVAAGSVVGRAALGYTPDVAGGAVALVTLFLMHAIAGQIQRRTRPRRVLDSPPLLLMAGPEVLHGNLRRSHLVEGDLWPRLRLAGIADPADVACVVLEPTGEISVLRRGAALDRRAFQDVRGAERLDSLFGADG